From the Hevea brasiliensis isolate MT/VB/25A 57/8 chromosome 15, ASM3005281v1, whole genome shotgun sequence genome, one window contains:
- the LOC110668883 gene encoding uncharacterized protein LOC110668883 isoform X2 produces the protein MRESEVPLIYETTRQSGQRFGEMDIHHHHHPVEDVEFWPVEHPMEPQDEDRPVRCPIPTSSFVNDGSISEQRCGESLRKRADVPAAVNKEGIVIVAAEPPLRAVRKRHHTLTHGNHITRMPHLPPLPTQNVTIFQMLQQLDEFEC, from the exons ATGAGAGAGAGTGAAGTTCCACTAATATATGAGACCACCAGGCAGAGCGGACAAAGGTTTGGCGAAATGGACATACACCACCATCATCATCCTGTCGAAGATGTTGAATTCTGGCCTGTTGAACACCCAATGGAGCCCCAGGATGAAGATCGCCCTGTCAGATGCCCAATTCCAACTTCTTCTTTTGTCAAT GATGGAAGCATAAGCGAGCAGAGATGTGGTGAGAGCTTAAGGAAGAGAGCGGATGTTCCAGCGGCAGTTAACAAAGAAGGGATTGTTATTGTGGCTGCAGAACCTCCACTTCGAGCAGTGCGAAAAAGGCACCATACCCTTACCCATGGAAATCACATAACAAGAATGCCTCATCTTCCTCCTCTTCCCACCCAGAATGTTACCATCTTTCAAATGCTTCAACAGTTAGATGAGTTTGAGTGTTAG
- the LOC110668903 gene encoding putative clathrin assembly protein At1g25240 produces the protein MKLWRRATGALKDQRSILLVSLSRRSAYRNPDLEASIIKATDHNDSCIDYRNAQRVFAWICDSPVSLKPLIRALSKRMEKTQSWIVALKGLMLMHGVFCCKTPAVLRIGRLPFDLSHFTDGHSKKFEMWAFNAFVRSYYTYLDQRSVLLYEQRKQTEDPMVQELLKLRNWQSLLDILLQIKPLADNMRESLILEAMDCVIMEIFDVYSRICNGIAKLLLGIYSAGKLEASMALKVLQKAISQGEDLALYFEFCSHFGVFNAMEVPKVTHIPEEDIRELERIINGISDTPQVNNYDCFDDNKATMVREDAGDIVEYKKPNGLKTIITDKWEVFDEDQFKYKIQGNELYNFRTGNPSNCASVPLLPVYKQEIPDLISF, from the coding sequence ATGAAGCTCTGGAGGAGGGCCACCGGTGCCCTCAAAGACCAGAGAAGCATTCTCCTCGTCAGCCTATCTCGCCGGTCGGCTTACCGGAACCCTGATCTCGAAGCGTCCATCATTAAGGCAACCGATCATAATGATAGCTGCATCGATTACAGGAATGCCCAGAGAGTTTTTGCATGGATTTGTGATTCCCCGGTAAGCTTGAAGCCTCTGATTCGAGCTCTCAGTAAACGAATGGAGAAGACGCAGAGCTGGATTGTGGCTCTCAAGGGCTTGATGTTAATGCATGGCGTTTTCTGTTGCAAGACCCCAGCCGTTCTGAGAATTGGAAGGTTGCCATTTGATTTATCACATTTCACCGATGGACACTCGAAAAAGTTCGAAATGTGGGCATTCAATGCCTTCGTTCGCAGTTATTATACGTATTTAGATCAAAGATCTGTACTCTTGTATGAGCAACGCAAGCAAACGGAAGATCCAATGGTACAGGAGCTTCTGAAGCTGCGAAACTGGCAATCCTTGCTTGATATTCTGCTTCAAATCAAACCCCTTGCCGATAACATGAGGGAAAGCCTGATTCTTGAAGCCATGGATTGTGTCATCATGGAAATATTTGACGTTTATAGCAGAATTTGTAATGGGATTGCGAAGCTTCTGTTGGGAATTTACTCGGCTGGGAAGCTTGAAGCAAGCATGGCACTTAAGGTTCTTCAAAAGGCAATAAGTCAGGGTGAGGATCTTGCTCTCTATTTCGAGTTTTGCAGCCATTTTGGTGTCTTTAACGCCATGGAAGTCCCCAAAGTCACTCACATACCAGAAGAAGATATCAGAGAACTTGAACGTATAATTAATGGAATTTCTGATACACCTCAAGTGAATAATTATGATTGCTTCGATGATAATAAAGCTACAATGGTAAGGGAAGATGCTGGTGACATTGTTGAATACAAGAAACCCAATGGATTGAAGACGATAATAACAGACAAATGGGAGGTTTTTGATGAAGATCAATTCAAGTATAAAATTCAAGGGAATGAACTCTACAATTTTAGAACAGGAAACCCTTCAAATTGTGCTTCTGTTCCTCTTTTGCCTGTTTATAAACAAGAAATTCCAGATTTAATTAGTTTCTAG
- the LOC110668883 gene encoding uncharacterized protein LOC110668883 isoform X1 produces the protein MGSMILMRESEVPLIYETTRQSGQRFGEMDIHHHHHPVEDVEFWPVEHPMEPQDEDRPVRCPIPTSSFVNDGSISEQRCGESLRKRADVPAAVNKEGIVIVAAEPPLRAVRKRHHTLTHGNHITRMPHLPPLPTQNVTIFQMLQQLDEFEC, from the exons ATGGGGAGCATGATTTT GATGAGAGAGAGTGAAGTTCCACTAATATATGAGACCACCAGGCAGAGCGGACAAAGGTTTGGCGAAATGGACATACACCACCATCATCATCCTGTCGAAGATGTTGAATTCTGGCCTGTTGAACACCCAATGGAGCCCCAGGATGAAGATCGCCCTGTCAGATGCCCAATTCCAACTTCTTCTTTTGTCAAT GATGGAAGCATAAGCGAGCAGAGATGTGGTGAGAGCTTAAGGAAGAGAGCGGATGTTCCAGCGGCAGTTAACAAAGAAGGGATTGTTATTGTGGCTGCAGAACCTCCACTTCGAGCAGTGCGAAAAAGGCACCATACCCTTACCCATGGAAATCACATAACAAGAATGCCTCATCTTCCTCCTCTTCCCACCCAGAATGTTACCATCTTTCAAATGCTTCAACAGTTAGATGAGTTTGAGTGTTAG
- the LOC110668882 gene encoding protein BASIC PENTACYSTEINE2 yields the protein MDDDALNMRNWGYYEPTFKGNLGLQLMSSMADRDTKHFLPGRDPNNIMVGPNGAFHPRDCVVSDAPVPMNYVRDSWISQREKFLNMLPPNPNYAVLPETSGAHSMQVLQPPNSSRDEKVPRIEEPSVNKEGNQLKKRQGGGAPKTPKAKKPRKPKDSSNNAVQRVKPAKKSMDVVINGIDMDISGIPIPVCSCTGTPQQCYRWGCGGWQSACCTTNVSMYPLPMSTKRRGARIAGRKMSQGAFKKVLEKLAAEGYNFVNPIDLRTHWAKHGTNKFVTIR from the coding sequence ATGGATGACGATGCACTAAACATGCGCAATTGGGGTTATTATGAACCGACCTTTAAAGGGAATCTCGGTCTGCAGCTCATGTCGAGCATGGCAGACCGTGACACAAAACATTTCCTACCTGGGCGTGATCCTAATAACATCATGGTTGGTCCCAACGGAGCTTTTCATCCACGTGATTGCGTGGTTTCAGATGCCCCTGTCCCTATGAACTATGTAAGAGACAGTTGGATAAGCCAGAGGGagaagtttttgaacatgttacctCCGAATCCTAATTATGCTGTTCTCCCAGAAACATCTGGAGCTCACTCCATGCAAGTTTTACAGCCACCCAATTCATCTAGGGATGAGAAGGTGCCTAGGATTGAGGAGCCAAGCGTAAACAAGGAAGGGAATCAGTTGAAGAAAAGACAAGGTGGGGGTGCCCCGAAAACCCCAAAAGCTAAGAAACCTAGGAAGCCAAAAGATAGTAGTAACAATGCAGTTCAACGTGTGAAGCCAGCTAAAAAAAGTATGGATGTTGTCATAAATGGGATTGATATGGATATTTCAGGTATTCCTATTCCAGTTTGCTCTTGTACTGGAACTCCTCAGCAGTGTTATCGATGGGGCTGCGGTGGATGGCAGTCTGCTTGTTGCACTACCAATGTATCAATGTACCCCTTGCCAATGAGCACTAAAAGACGTGGTGCAAGGATAGCTGGAAGGAAAATGAGCCAGGGTGCATTTAAGAAGGTATTGGAGAAACTTGCTGCTGAAGGTTATAACTTTGTTAACCCAATTGATTTGAGGACTCACTGGGCAAAACATGGTACCAACAAGTTTGTCACTATAAGGTAG
- the LOC110668881 gene encoding IAA-alanine resistance protein 1, with translation MVFCKKQIQILLSLLLLLLFCANLCLGSGFCASPVHDHSHGHHHHHHHDCDHHHHHHDDKHDSHAIESKLPEELAEEEDMKLYGFSNYHIHDHHPSHGHDRDLNLTVLGLWLRALGCSLLVSLASLICLIILPVIFIQGKPSKAVVDSLALFGAGAMLGDAFLHQLPHAFGGEHSHSHDHGADHSHHAYVGHGHSHAHSLKDLSIGLSVLAGIVLFLLVEKLVRYVEDNSSGASAWSHGHHHHQKSSKKLKDGDDDDVNEVMQSKSPKETEGNVSDEVSDNYLNGVNLTENESLLRKRKSTPDCKDDMSDIDATGGSTSTKKSLNKKEVGQAPSNLVFGYLNLFSDGVHNFTDGMALGNAFLLYGSIGGWSRTLFLLAHELPQEVGDFGILVRSGFSVTKALFFNFLSALLALAGTVLALLWGQDPGQSSLIEGFTAGGFIYIAVAGVLAEMNNSSSTFRSSLVQIISLILGMAIALCISLVE, from the exons ATGGTGTTTTGTAAGAAGCAGATTCAGATCTTGCTGTCTTTGTTACTGCTTTTACTCTTCTGCGCCAATCTATGCCTTGGTAGTGGATTCTGTGCGTCGCCGGTGCATGATCATTCCCAtggacaccaccaccaccaccatcacgaCTGCGACCATCATCATCACCATCATGATGATAAACATGACAGTCACGCGATTGAATCGAAGCTGCCAGAGGAATTGGCGGAGGAGGAGGATATGAAGCTCTATGGATTTAGTAACTACCACATTCATGATCACCATCCCAGTCACGGTCACGACCGTGATTTGAATCTCACTGTTctag gtcTTTGGTTACGTGCTTTGGGATGCTCACTTTTGGTGAGCTTGGCTTCCCTTATCTGCCTGATTATTTTGCCAGTCATATTTA TACAAGGAAAACCATCAAAGGCAGTTGTTGATTCATTGGCTTTATTTGGG GCAGGAGCTATGTTAGGGGATGCCTTTCTTCATCAATTACCACATGCCTTTG GTGGTGAGCACTCTCACTCTCATGATCATGGCGCTGACCATTCTCATCATGCTTATGTTGGACATGGGCACTCACATGCCCATTCTTTGAAAGATCTTTCTATTGGGTTGTCTGTCTTGG CTGGCATTGTACTTTTTCTTCTTGTAGAGAAGCTGGTTAGATATGTTGAAGATAACTCTAGTGGAGCTTCTGCATGGAGTCATGGTCACCACCACCATCAAAAGAGCAGTAAGAAATTGAAAGATGGTGATGATGATGACGTTAACGAAGTTATGCAGTCAAAATCTCCCAAGGAAACTGAAGGAAATGTGTCAGATGAAGTTTCAGATAACTATTTGAATGGGGTTAATTTGACTGAAAATGAATCTCTTCTTCGGAAG AGAAAGTCTACTCCTGATTGCAAGGATGATATGTCAGATATTGATGCTACAGGTGGCTCTACCAGTACTAAAAAATCCCTGAACAAAAAGGAAGTTGGTCAGGCACCATCAAATCTGGTGTTTGGTTATCTCAATTTGTTTTCTGATGGTGTT CACAATTTTACTGATGGAATGGCTTTAGGAAATGCATTTCTCCTCTATGGATCTATTGGAGGATGGTCTAGAACTCTATTTTTGCTTGCACATGAACTTCCTCAGGAG GTGGGAGATTTTGGAATTCTGGTAAGATCTGGTTTTAGTGTAACTAAAGCCCTTTTTTTCAACTTCCTTTCAGCGTTGTTGGCTCTAGCAGGAACTGTATTG GCTTTGCTCTGGGGACAAGATCCAGGACAGTCATCTTTGATTGAG GGATTTACGGCTGGCGGCTTCATATACATTGCTGTTGCTGGAGTGCTTGCAGAAATGAACAACAGCAGCTCAACATTTAGAAGTTCATTGGTTCAGATAATTTCACTCATACTGGGCATGGCTATCGCCCTTTGTATCTCACTCGTAGAATGA